AGCATCTCGTTGTTGACGTCGTAGTGCGGGAAGCGGCCGGCGTAGCGGGTGAGGAGGCTGGTGAGGCGGCCCTGGACGGCGGCGGTGAGCTGGTCGTTGGGCAGGTCCTTGACCCACTTCTGCACCATGCGGTCGACGGCCCAGAAGATGCAGTGGCCGCGCACGGGCTTGCCGTGGCGGTCGCAGAAGTCGAGCAGCGCGTCGGGGTCGGCGTAGTTGAGCTGCCCCTGCACCGCCTCCGTGTGGTACCACTTGAGCTCGTTCTCGAACACCGCCCAGTCGAAGTGCTTGGTGAAGTAGTCCACGAACGCCGGCTCCTGGATCACCGCCGGGTTGATGCACGCGCCGAACGCGAAGCTCGTGTCCATCTGCATCACCCGGATCGACGCCCCCGACACTGCCGACGACGCCCCGGCGCCGGCGAACTTGAGCACCACGTCACGCTTCCGCACCTACGTACGTACGTCCATGCACGGTCCTCATGAGTCATGGCGTTACGTGTCAACCGAAACTGACATGTGTCGTGAGTTTGGTGCCACCGTGCCAGTACATACATTTATGCAGTTTGGTGCCAAGCTAGCTTACGTGTCAACCAAAACATAGAAAAATATTGTACACCTACACCTACGGTAGCTTGTTTGCTAGTAGTAAATCTCTATCAGTTTGGAGTGATAGATGGTGCGATGTGAGAGGTCACTCACCTTGTCAGTCTTCTTCCTGAGCTTCTTGAACCGGGCCTTGCGGTCCGTGGCGAACACCTGGAGATCCATCACCTTGACGTCGACGCCGGCGGGCGCGCCCTGGACGTGCACCGCGGCGCCGGACGCGGGGCTCGCCTTGAGCCGGAACACGCCCTTGATCTCCGTCCACTTGCCGGCCTCGGCGCACACCGCGCCGCCCTCCACCACCAGTGCGCACTCCTTGCCCTCGCCGTCCACGCGAATGTTGACGCGCACCGCGTGCTCCCCGGCGGCGCCGTCGCCGAGGCCGATCCACCCGGCCACCCGGTACGTGACGCGGGGCTTGAGCGTGCCGGCGGGGATCGCCTGGCAAAGGCCgtcctcctcgccgccgcggccGGCCGCGAGAATGTACCTGCCGCTCGGCCTGTACCCGTCCTCCACGTCGTTGATGGTCTCCGTGGGCACCTTCTCCGGCTCCTCGTGGCGCACCGACAGCTCCGTGCAGGACCCCAGCGGCGCCCACCCGGCGAGCCCGTCCTCCAGCGCGCTGTTCCGGATCACGTTGGCGTCGAACACCACCCCCTGAGCGCAGCTGCAGGCCATGGTGCTAGCACGAGGA
The Aegilops tauschii subsp. strangulata cultivar AL8/78 chromosome 3, Aet v6.0, whole genome shotgun sequence genome window above contains:
- the LOC109756979 gene encoding endo-1,4-beta-xylanase 1, with the protein product MHGLWRSGGCFELLQYFATGVRCAFELFRRDLDGRPFPLYIRPAAAIPPQPHRTTAPPATDDKHTPPLPPRASTMACSCAQGVVFDANVIRNSALEDGLAGWAPLGSCTELSVRHEEPEKVPTETINDVEDGYRPSGRYILAAGRGGEEDGLCQAIPAGTLKPRVTYRVAGWIGLGDGAAGEHAVRVNIRVDGEGKECALVVEGGAVCAEAGKWTEIKGVFRLKASPASGAAVHVQGAPAGVDVKVMDLQVFATDRKARFKKLRKKTDKVRKRDVVLKFAGAGASSAVSGASIRVMQMDTSFAFGACINPAVIQEPAFVDYFTKHFDWAVFENELKWYHTEAVQGQLNYADPDALLDFCDRHGKPVRGHCIFWAVDRMVQKWVKDLPNDQLTAAVQGRLTSLLTRYAGRFPHYDVNNEMLHGTFFQDRLGDDINAFMFKETARLDPGAALFVNDYNVEGGGDPNATPEKYIAQVNALMEKGAPVGGIGLQGHVTNPAGEIICDALDKLATTDLPVWLTELDVCESDVCLRAEDLEVVLREAYAHPAVEGVVLWGFMQGHMWRQDACLVNSDGTINDAGQRFINLRQEWTSHARGKIDSDGNFKFRGYHGSYVVQLATATGKMHKAFSVEKGDTPLVLDMDV